Proteins co-encoded in one Mycobacterium mantenii genomic window:
- the grpE gene encoding nucleotide exchange factor GrpE — protein MTESNPHEQVTVTDKRRIDPETGEIRQVPPGGTPGGAAAGPFAGESPEEAGKAAELLGDLQRVQADFANYRKRALRDQQAAADRAKAAVVNQLLPVLDDLDRARKHGDLESGPLRSVADKLESALTGLGLSAFGAEGEDFDPLLHEAVQHEGSGSDGSRPVIGTVMRQGYKLGEQVLRHALVGVVDTVEGDGEAAVATGESAATAGETASAESDDNAGTPGD, from the coding sequence GTGACGGAAAGCAATCCACACGAACAGGTGACAGTCACCGACAAGCGGCGAATCGATCCTGAGACCGGCGAAATTCGGCAGGTCCCTCCCGGCGGCACGCCGGGAGGGGCTGCGGCCGGGCCTTTCGCGGGCGAATCTCCCGAGGAGGCCGGCAAGGCCGCCGAATTGCTGGGTGATCTGCAACGCGTCCAGGCCGACTTCGCCAACTACCGCAAGCGGGCGCTGCGCGATCAGCAGGCCGCGGCGGACCGGGCCAAGGCCGCCGTCGTCAACCAATTGCTGCCTGTGCTCGACGATCTCGACCGGGCACGCAAGCACGGCGACCTGGAGTCCGGACCGCTGAGGTCGGTGGCCGACAAGCTGGAGAGTGCGCTGACCGGTCTGGGCCTGTCGGCGTTCGGCGCCGAAGGCGAGGACTTCGACCCGCTGCTGCACGAAGCCGTCCAGCACGAGGGCAGCGGCTCCGATGGCTCCCGTCCGGTGATCGGCACTGTCATGCGGCAGGGCTACAAGCTGGGCGAGCAGGTGCTGCGCCACGCTCTGGTCGGCGTCGTCGACACGGTCGAAGGCGACGGCGAGGCGGCGGTCGCTACCGGTGAGTCCGCCGCGACGGCCGGGGAAACCGCGTCGGCCGAATCGGACGATAACGCCGGCACACCCGGTGACTAG